A section of the Buteo buteo chromosome 27, bButBut1.hap1.1, whole genome shotgun sequence genome encodes:
- the NSMCE1 gene encoding non-structural maintenance of chromosomes element 1 homolog yields MAAQMTDAHRRFLQVLMSHGIMEGSEARKLHRRCCEIHKVYYAHDKLDDFISTINSHLQPLFMQIRKGMSEGDGRAHYALVNLAETEITKMASDYTENELELFRKTMDLIILSENGFASSTDILNLTDQLKTKKMKKKEAEQVLKVFVEDKWLSERNGEYTLHTRCIIEMEQYILSNYQDVARKCNICHSLAIQSQVCESCGIGMHLPCVRKYFRAQTEPRCPQCNDFWSCDIPGMSRIDSQSPSKTGRAEKSFILGTRRC; encoded by the exons ATGGCAGCTCAGATGACTGATGCTCATCGACGGTTCTTGCAGGTCCTGATGTCTCATGGGATAATGGAAGGATCAGAGGCTAGGAAATTACACAGGCGCTGCTGTGAAATCCATAAAG TCTACTACGCGCATGATAAACTGGATGATTTCATCAGTACCATTAACAGCCATCTACAGCCTTTGTTTATGCAGATCCGGAAAGGAATGTCAGAAGGTGATGGGAGAGCACATTATGCTTTA GTGAATTTGgcagaaactgaaataactAAAATGGCATCGGACtatacagaaaatgaattagaattgttcagaaaaaca ATGGACCTAATCATCTTATCAGAAAATGGCTTTGCCTCTTCTACAGATATTTTAAACTTGACTGACCaactgaagacaaagaaaatgaagaaaaaggaagcgGAACAAGTGCTGAAAGTTTTTGTGGAGGATAAGTGGCTCTCTGAG AGAAATGGAGAATATACTCTGCATACTCGCTGCATAATTGAGATGGAACAATACATTCTCAGCAACTACCAAGATGTGGCAAGGAAGTGTAACATCTGTCACAGCCTTGCCATCCAg AGCCAAGTATGTGAATCCTGTGGAATTGGAATGCATTTACCTTGTGtcagaaagtacttcagagctcAGACTGAACCACGCTGTCCGCAGTGTAATGATTTCTGGTCTTGTGACATTCCAG gTATGAGTCGGATAGACTCCCAGTCACCATCTAAAACAGGGAGAGCAGAGAAGAGCTTCATTCTTGGCACTAGACGATGCTAG
- the KDM8 gene encoding bifunctional peptidase and arginyl-hydroxylase JMJD5 — MAALGGGEGPAAGPAADGALWAEVRALLPGAEEGLTLALSGEVEDCILPLLRRARGLLYGAAGRPGAAAAALRRLGDVLRDYSWEKLNAGPWREVSKAWRQVYAYGCLFGALAEVAAGRPLAPAVRLCDMGLLMGASVLDNVLARLVRVLQARLPRGKRRAAAEGSAKRVRIDPPPVPVVQPEDELPHLHCPSLEHFRDNYLIPQKPVVLEGIMDHWQCMKKWSVDYFCQVAGCRTVPVELGTRYTDEEWSQKLMTVSDFINQYIVNENSVGYLAQHQLFDQIPELKEDISIPDYCCLGEGEEDDITINAWFGPEGTISPLHQDPQQNFLAQVFGRKYICLCSPQDSENLYPHESQILHNTSQVDVEDPDLVKFPNFRKAAFQSCILMPGQVLFIPVKYWHYVRSLDISFSVSFWWS, encoded by the exons ATGGCGGCGctcggcggcggggagggcccggccgccggccccgcggcggaCGGCGCGCTGTGGGCGGAGGTGCgggcgctgctgcccggcgCCGAGGAGGGCCTGACTTTGGCGCTGAGCGGCGAGGTGGAGGACTGCATTCTGCCGCTGCTGCGGCGGGCCCGCGGGCTGCTCTACGGCGCGGCGGgccggcccggcgcggcggcggcggcgctgcggcGCCTGGGCGACGTCCTGCGCGACtactcctgggagaagctgaaCGCGGGGCCGTGGCGAGAGGTCAGCAAGGCCTGGCGGCAGGTCTACGCCTACGGCTGCCTCTTCGGGGCGCTGGCCGAGGtcgccgccggccgcccgctGGCGCCCGCCGTCCGCCTCTGCGACATGGGGCTGCTCATGGGCGCCTCCGTCCTGGACAACGTCCTCGCCCGCCTCGTCCGCGTCCTGCAGGCGCGCCTGCCCCGCGGGAAGCGCCGCGCCGCGGCCGAGGGGAGCGCCAAG AGGGTCCGGATTGACCCCCCTCCAGTGCCAGTTGTGCAGCCAGAAGATGAGCTTCCGCACCTTCACTGCCCTTCGCTGGAGCATTTCAGAGACAACTACCTCATTCCACAGAAGCCTGTGGTCTTAGAGGGGATTATGGACCACTGGCAGTGTATGAAGAAGTGGAG CGTGGACTATTTTTGTCAAGTCGCAGGGTGCCGCACAGTCCCCGTGGAATTGGGTACCCGATACACAGATGAGGAATGGTCTCAGAAGCTCATGACTGTTAGTGACTTCATCAACCAGTATATTGTGAATGAG AACAGTGTGGGATACCTTGCCCAGCACCAGCTTTTTGATCAG ATCCCAGAACTGAAAGAGGATATCAGTATCCCTGACTACTGCTgcctgggggaaggggaagaagatgACATCACCATTAATGCTTGGTTTGGTCCAGAAGGCACTATCTCACCTCTTCATCAGGATCCCCAGCAAAATTTTTTAGCCCAG GTATTTGGAAGAAAGTATATCTGTCTATGTTCTCCACAAGATTCAGAAAACCTGTACCCACATGAAAGCCAAATTCTTCACAACACTAGTCAG GTTGACGTGGAAGATCCTGACTTAGTTAAGTTTCCCAATTTCAGAAAGGCCGCATTTCAGTCCTGTATTCTGATGCCAGGACAGGTTCTGTTTATTCCAGTTAAATATTGGCACTATGTACGATCGCTTGATATCAGCTTCTCTGTCAGTTTCTGGTGGTCATAG